One part of the Sulfolobus tengchongensis genome encodes these proteins:
- the fabG gene encoding 3-oxoacyl-ACP reductase FabG, producing the protein MPRFCDLSGRIAIVTGAASGIGRAIAFRLSSLGSTVILGDLKIEDLKVVANEISSQTGSKVIPLYVNVADFNSTREFYQKATEVLGVDYVDILVNNAGINRDAFFVKMSYEQWDEVIKVDLYSMFNMTKQVVDGMIKRNYGRIINMSSMSWLGNIGQANYSAAKAGVIGFTKTLARELAKYNITVNAITPGFIDTPMTRAVPEKVRQKIMERIPMGRVGKPEEVANLVAFLASEEASYITGEVIGVTGGLVL; encoded by the coding sequence ATGCCCAGATTTTGTGACTTAAGTGGAAGGATTGCTATTGTTACTGGAGCAGCTAGTGGGATAGGAAGAGCTATAGCGTTTAGATTATCAAGCTTAGGGTCTACGGTAATTTTAGGTGATTTGAAAATAGAGGATCTTAAAGTAGTTGCTAATGAGATATCTTCTCAGACTGGATCAAAGGTGATACCGTTATACGTAAACGTTGCAGACTTTAATTCGACTAGAGAATTCTATCAAAAGGCTACGGAAGTTTTAGGAGTAGATTATGTAGATATTTTAGTTAATAACGCAGGAATAAATAGGGATGCTTTCTTCGTGAAAATGAGTTATGAGCAATGGGATGAGGTGATAAAAGTCGATTTATATAGTATGTTCAATATGACCAAACAAGTTGTTGATGGTATGATAAAGAGAAATTACGGAAGGATAATAAATATGTCCTCAATGAGCTGGTTAGGGAATATTGGGCAAGCTAATTATTCTGCAGCTAAAGCTGGAGTAATAGGCTTTACTAAGACTTTGGCAAGAGAACTCGCTAAATACAATATTACTGTAAATGCAATAACTCCAGGATTTATTGATACACCTATGACTAGGGCTGTTCCAGAAAAGGTTAGACAAAAAATTATGGAAAGAATACCAATGGGAAGAGTTGGTAAGCCAGAGGAAGTGGCTAATCTAGTGGCATTCCTAGCTTCAGAAGAAGCATCATACATAACTGGCGAAGTAATAGGAGTTACTGGTGGTTTGGTATTATGA
- the tatA gene encoding twin-arginine translocase TatA/TatE family subunit — translation MFESPNDLIILLVVIAVLFFGSSKIPELFRSLGRAMGEFKKGRMEAEMEMQQMMLSQEQKKGENIEELEKRIAELQKQLEELKQTKKA, via the coding sequence ATGTTTGAAAGCCCTAATGATTTGATTATTTTGCTTGTGGTTATTGCTGTACTTTTCTTTGGCTCATCTAAAATTCCAGAGCTTTTCAGATCTTTGGGGAGAGCTATGGGAGAATTCAAAAAGGGTAGAATGGAAGCTGAAATGGAAATGCAACAAATGATGCTTAGTCAAGAGCAGAAGAAAGGAGAAAATATTGAAGAGTTAGAAAAAAGAATAGCAGAGTTACAAAAACAACTAGAGGAACTTAAACAAACAAAGAAAGCTTGA
- a CDS encoding helix-turn-helix transcriptional regulator, whose protein sequence is MKLLLLLLLLPLLLALMPIIIHASTLNIYYNGTVEAEINSNDRQFFLIGYNITDLKVIGARYNITGNTLYLNPINSTVYIYYKSELSKGVIQVNEPYNLTINLYLPLNSSINYISTQPYSFSTVNGLYNITFVNVSKVTLLYASSHVILAQNEFGLPAIIGGLVGSDAVLATLILLLWKRRRKEEVEIMKDEEGVDLVTDKLDERDAIVLEAIKMGTNTLADIVRQTGLPKSTAYRRVKKLVKLGYIEEIREEGKVRYIIKSDNK, encoded by the coding sequence ATGAAACTTTTACTACTATTACTATTATTGCCCTTATTATTAGCCTTAATGCCCATTATCATACACGCTTCCACTTTGAATATTTATTATAATGGCACCGTTGAAGCCGAAATTAACAGCAACGATAGACAGTTCTTCTTAATAGGATATAACATAACTGATCTTAAGGTAATAGGTGCGAGATATAATATCACTGGTAACACGTTGTACCTAAATCCTATTAACAGTACAGTTTACATTTACTATAAAAGTGAATTGTCTAAGGGTGTTATTCAAGTAAACGAACCGTATAATTTAACTATTAACCTATATTTACCTCTTAACTCATCAATAAATTATATTTCTACTCAGCCGTATAGCTTTAGTACAGTTAATGGTCTATATAATATTACATTCGTAAATGTAAGTAAAGTTACATTACTTTACGCATCTTCACATGTTATCTTAGCTCAAAATGAATTTGGTCTTCCAGCAATAATAGGTGGATTAGTAGGAAGCGATGCTGTTTTAGCCACGTTAATCTTGCTTTTGTGGAAAAGAAGGAGAAAGGAGGAAGTGGAAATTATGAAGGATGAGGAAGGCGTAGATTTGGTAACTGACAAATTGGATGAAAGAGATGCAATAGTATTGGAAGCCATAAAGATGGGTACTAATACTTTAGCAGATATTGTAAGACAAACGGGATTGCCTAAATCAACTGCATATAGAAGAGTTAAGAAATTAGTGAAATTAGGGTATATAGAAGAGATAAGGGAAGAAGGTAAGGTAAGATATATTATCAAGAGCGATAACAAATAG
- a CDS encoding Zn-ribbon domain-containing OB-fold protein, with the protein MRLEEIYSNYDKIVQSGDLPYLKCRNCNYAFFYIRHICPKCGSKNLEVVKSSGVGKVFSWTKIFRKNETFIYGIVELEEGFRIYCNFADDVKIGDKVKIKISISDNKYHIIGSKLQI; encoded by the coding sequence ATGAGATTAGAGGAAATTTACTCTAATTACGATAAAATAGTACAGAGCGGGGATTTGCCCTATCTCAAATGCAGGAATTGTAATTATGCATTCTTCTATATTAGGCATATTTGCCCTAAATGTGGGTCTAAGAATTTAGAGGTAGTAAAAAGCTCTGGTGTAGGGAAAGTATTTTCATGGACTAAGATTTTCAGAAAAAATGAGACTTTCATATATGGGATTGTTGAACTAGAGGAGGGATTCAGAATATATTGTAATTTTGCTGACGATGTGAAAATTGGGGATAAGGTGAAGATTAAGATTTCAATTTCAGATAATAAATATCATATTATTGGAAGTAAACTTCAAATCTAA
- a CDS encoding thiolase family protein produces MITGFASNLYKKYDGSTFELLGDTANKALEIAGLEMKEIDGLFATYLPGTFDGYANSHFFTNQIAQYLGIKPKFTQIFDYGGASALSMIYRAYKAIKASEAESVLCVVGGKSSELRSKGVTVDSVDRAYSDVNLTPYDKLFRGLNDLNPVSDYALVANRHKYLFGSTDEQRALIAVKQRFNAMQNDKAIFKDPLTVEQVLNSPMVSSPLRLLEIVYPIDGFHVFVVSKRTSKSALRNIDILGYGEAHWPFMPTELDDIVYTPAIESSRGLVNNKIDAFELYDSFTITVMLQVEDIGLAEKGKGGLFFEKHDTTYKGDVPINTGGGSLNTGQPAYMSGGVILEEALLQLNNMANGHQVSDANVIFLNGIGGWNRSHSVSLILGERK; encoded by the coding sequence ATGATTACCGGTTTTGCCAGTAATCTTTATAAAAAATATGATGGATCAACATTTGAATTACTAGGAGATACCGCAAACAAAGCATTGGAAATAGCAGGTTTAGAAATGAAGGAAATAGATGGATTATTTGCAACTTATTTACCAGGTACCTTTGATGGGTATGCAAACTCCCATTTCTTTACCAATCAAATAGCTCAGTATCTTGGAATAAAACCTAAATTTACGCAAATCTTTGATTATGGGGGAGCGTCAGCCTTAAGTATGATATATAGGGCGTATAAAGCAATTAAGGCGAGTGAAGCAGAATCTGTACTCTGTGTTGTAGGGGGCAAATCCTCAGAGTTGAGAAGTAAAGGAGTGACAGTAGATTCTGTAGATAGGGCGTACTCTGACGTTAATTTAACGCCGTATGATAAACTTTTTAGGGGGCTTAATGATCTAAATCCAGTTTCAGATTACGCTTTGGTTGCTAATAGGCATAAGTATCTTTTTGGTAGTACAGATGAACAAAGGGCCTTAATAGCGGTTAAGCAAAGATTTAATGCTATGCAGAACGATAAAGCTATCTTTAAAGATCCGTTAACTGTGGAACAAGTGTTAAATTCGCCAATGGTTTCTTCTCCTTTAAGGTTATTGGAGATAGTTTACCCAATTGATGGATTTCACGTTTTCGTAGTGAGTAAAAGAACTAGTAAGTCAGCATTGAGGAACATAGATATTTTGGGATATGGTGAAGCTCATTGGCCCTTTATGCCTACTGAGTTGGATGATATTGTATACACACCTGCAATTGAAAGTTCTAGAGGTCTAGTTAATAATAAAATAGACGCTTTTGAGTTGTACGACTCATTTACTATTACAGTTATGTTACAAGTTGAAGATATAGGACTCGCTGAAAAAGGCAAAGGCGGTTTATTCTTCGAAAAACATGATACTACATATAAGGGTGATGTTCCTATTAATACTGGTGGTGGTAGTTTGAATACTGGTCAACCTGCCTATATGAGTGGTGGTGTTATTTTGGAGGAGGCATTGCTTCAATTAAATAACATGGCTAATGGTCATCAGGTTAGCGATGCAAACGTAATATTCCTAAATGGAATTGGAGGATGGAACAGATCTCATTCTGTGTCATTGATATTAGGTGAAAGAAAATGA
- the ilvD gene encoding dihydroxy-acid dehydratase yields MPAKLNSPSRYHGIYNAPHRAFLRSVGLTDEEINKPLVAIATAWSEAGPCNFHTLALARVAKEGAKEAGLSPLAFPTMVVNDNIGMGSEGMRYSLVSRDLIADMVEAQFNAHAFDGLVGIGGCDKTTPGILMAMARLNVPSIYVYGGSAEPGYFMGRRLTIEDVHEAIGAYLAKKISENDLYEIEKRAHPTLGTCSGLFTANTMASMSEALGIALPGSASPTATSSRRVMYVRETGKALGNLIENGIKARDILTYEAFENAITTLMAMGGSTNVVLHLLAIAYEAGVKLTLDDFNRISKRTPYIASMKPGGDYVMADLDEVGGVPVVLKKLLDAGLLHGDVLTVTGKTMKQNLMEYKYPNVPHNHIVRDVSNPIKPRGGIVILKGSLAPEGAVIKVAATNLVKFEGKAKVYNSEDDAFKGIQNNEVKEGEVVIIRYEGPKGAPGMPEMLRVTAAIMGAGLNNVALVTDGRFSGATRGPMVGHVAPEAMVGGPIAVVEDGDTIVIDVENERLDLKLPEEEIKNRLKRWSPPPPRYKSGLLAKYASLVSQASMGAVTRPA; encoded by the coding sequence ATGCCAGCTAAATTAAATAGTCCATCAAGATACCATGGAATATATAATGCTCCTCACAGGGCGTTTTTGAGATCAGTTGGGTTAACAGATGAGGAAATAAACAAACCATTAGTTGCTATAGCTACTGCTTGGAGCGAGGCGGGACCTTGTAATTTTCACACATTAGCGCTAGCTAGAGTTGCAAAGGAAGGTGCAAAAGAAGCTGGATTATCTCCATTAGCGTTTCCGACAATGGTAGTAAATGACAATATTGGTATGGGATCTGAGGGTATGAGATACAGTTTGGTCAGTAGAGATTTAATAGCTGATATGGTTGAAGCTCAATTTAATGCTCACGCATTTGATGGATTAGTAGGCATAGGAGGTTGTGATAAGACAACTCCAGGCATTTTAATGGCAATGGCTAGACTTAATGTTCCCTCAATTTACGTTTATGGTGGTTCTGCTGAACCAGGCTACTTTATGGGAAGAAGACTAACCATCGAAGACGTACACGAAGCAATAGGCGCATATTTAGCCAAAAAAATTAGTGAAAATGACTTATATGAAATAGAGAAAAGAGCACATCCTACGTTGGGTACATGTTCCGGATTATTTACAGCAAACACTATGGCCTCAATGTCTGAAGCATTAGGAATTGCATTACCTGGAAGCGCTTCACCTACTGCAACTTCATCAAGAAGGGTTATGTATGTGAGAGAGACTGGAAAGGCCTTAGGTAATTTAATTGAGAATGGTATAAAAGCGAGGGATATTTTAACCTATGAAGCATTTGAGAACGCTATAACAACATTAATGGCAATGGGTGGTTCTACTAACGTCGTACTACATTTATTAGCGATAGCATACGAAGCGGGAGTTAAGTTAACTTTAGATGACTTCAACAGAATATCTAAAAGAACACCATATATCGCTAGTATGAAGCCCGGTGGAGATTACGTAATGGCTGATTTGGATGAAGTCGGTGGAGTCCCAGTAGTATTAAAGAAATTGTTAGATGCTGGGCTTCTTCACGGTGATGTATTGACAGTAACTGGAAAAACCATGAAGCAGAACCTTATGGAATATAAGTATCCTAACGTCCCTCATAACCACATAGTTAGAGATGTGTCAAATCCAATTAAACCTAGAGGAGGAATAGTTATACTTAAAGGATCATTGGCACCAGAAGGTGCAGTAATAAAAGTAGCAGCCACGAATTTAGTTAAATTTGAAGGCAAAGCAAAAGTCTACAACTCTGAGGATGACGCATTTAAGGGCATTCAAAATAACGAAGTCAAAGAGGGAGAAGTGGTAATTATAAGATATGAAGGTCCAAAAGGCGCTCCTGGTATGCCAGAAATGTTGAGAGTTACTGCCGCAATTATGGGGGCAGGCCTCAACAATGTTGCCTTAGTTACTGATGGTAGATTTTCTGGCGCTACCAGAGGTCCCATGGTTGGGCACGTTGCCCCAGAAGCGATGGTAGGAGGTCCTATTGCGGTAGTTGAAGATGGCGATACCATAGTTATTGACGTTGAAAACGAGAGACTTGACTTAAAACTGCCAGAAGAGGAAATAAAGAATAGGTTAAAGAGATGGTCTCCTCCACCACCTAGATATAAATCTGGCTTATTAGCTAAATATGCATCCTTAGTCTCACAAGCTTCTATGGGAGCAGTAACGAGACCAGCTTAA
- a CDS encoding type VII secretion EssA family protein — MRWLNILPLLLIIISISSVISISADTSPVIHVYYARYDSVYRSNSIGVGPLNTNTVIYTVSSAIYNTTITQGKEFKVDNYNETTYILTFSSTPKNEEGYINISAYLNNTIFIKSNIPNLIRVIVNTANTSELIWAGFNTTEIHSYAYINGSGKVLLQFANGSTIVNETFNVRQNTTVSEHINLYLLSVSSVNIKTESIGELTVTAQLPRRYSPLLVNINYNGSENNITANGYIVTTAYFNGTLTPALVWKGEGLIPIMAGKGNIRANFETIEFYGENGTVLGYVHVSSIFGVINNGLGKLSSNINIAFTELKIVEVNGVKPIHSNFMGYVYINGVPVILTANEEGNLSSTGIVNVSHVVFVHAHKGILVEISVNSTVRFALLTDNNETYNVAVERPTLVNITHLNVNGNIHVAQEVLVNVTSTYIVFNVSVINNGSIVGVYKDINGTLVKLNSSNYFILNGKLVIFDDPVTTYYILYSAQQPTTTTSTSSSTTLSTSSSSLLSSSSLSTSSSSSSSNNLLYIIIAVIVIVIIIVAVVVLLRRR; from the coding sequence ATGAGATGGCTCAACATTTTGCCTCTACTACTAATAATAATCTCAATCTCCTCAGTAATCTCAATTTCTGCGGATACAAGTCCGGTAATTCATGTGTATTATGCTAGGTATGACAGCGTATATAGATCAAATAGTATTGGAGTTGGTCCTTTAAATACAAATACTGTGATTTACACTGTAAGTTCAGCTATATATAATACCACGATTACTCAAGGAAAGGAATTCAAAGTTGATAATTATAATGAAACAACCTATATATTGACATTTTCATCTACACCTAAAAATGAGGAAGGATATATAAACATTTCAGCATATCTAAATAATACCATTTTTATAAAAAGTAATATACCTAATTTGATAAGAGTCATTGTCAATACTGCAAATACCTCAGAGCTAATTTGGGCTGGTTTTAACACTACCGAAATTCACTCCTACGCATATATTAACGGTAGTGGTAAAGTTTTACTACAATTTGCAAACGGTTCCACGATAGTTAATGAGACATTTAATGTTAGACAGAATACAACTGTAAGCGAGCACATAAATCTATACTTACTTAGCGTGAGTTCAGTCAATATAAAAACAGAGAGTATTGGTGAATTAACTGTAACAGCTCAATTGCCCAGAAGATACTCTCCACTACTGGTTAATATTAATTATAATGGATCAGAGAATAACATAACTGCAAACGGCTATATAGTTACAACAGCCTACTTTAATGGTACCTTAACGCCTGCCTTAGTATGGAAAGGAGAAGGTCTAATCCCAATAATGGCTGGGAAGGGCAATATTAGAGCTAATTTTGAGACAATAGAGTTCTATGGCGAAAACGGAACTGTTTTAGGATATGTACATGTGTCAAGCATATTTGGAGTTATTAATAATGGGCTAGGTAAATTAAGTTCAAATATCAATATAGCGTTCACAGAGCTTAAGATAGTTGAAGTTAATGGTGTGAAACCAATTCACTCTAATTTTATGGGATATGTTTATATTAACGGAGTACCAGTCATACTCACAGCTAACGAAGAAGGCAATCTATCTTCAACGGGCATCGTTAACGTGTCTCATGTGGTTTTTGTTCACGCCCATAAAGGTATACTAGTTGAGATATCCGTAAATTCTACTGTTAGGTTCGCTTTATTAACAGATAATAACGAGACATATAACGTTGCAGTTGAGCGTCCTACATTAGTTAATATTACACATTTAAACGTTAATGGAAATATTCATGTAGCCCAAGAAGTATTGGTAAATGTCACTTCAACCTATATCGTATTTAACGTTAGCGTAATTAATAATGGTTCCATAGTTGGAGTGTATAAGGATATTAATGGAACGCTAGTTAAGTTAAACTCCTCAAATTACTTCATACTGAATGGAAAGTTGGTGATATTTGATGATCCCGTTACCACATATTATATTTTGTATTCAGCACAACAGCCCACAACTACAACTTCTACATCTTCCTCTACTACATTATCAACCTCTTCATCTTCGCTGTTAAGCAGTTCGTCATTATCAACTTCGAGTTCCTCATCTTCTTCTAATAACTTACTATACATAATAATTGCGGTAATAGTCATCGTTATAATAATTGTGGCTGTGGTGGTTCTCTTAAGAAGGCGATAA
- a CDS encoding transposase, whose amino-acid sequence MQKNLRIKTFQPETQYLHLTYTIKNSERKKSKELIQAYKELLNKGIKYVFSRIVIRKEKKRVKVSLPKKKDVYKELREHLMKQNKHNLAKHYVDQAIHDVYSILESWRRRFEKGKAELKPPLVKKAYVRVKTTLRKIIGKSVRITVKPHEYITYSWNKTWFSKRVNDFELTEPIIKEDKVHLVFRKELPTITPLEIVAFDSNLFSLDGYDGEKFVTISLKQLYSLKYGMQRKRSKVQSLASKKFRVGKRLLGKYSYRERNRVNDLIHKLANLILSLYNNHVLVFEKLNKQEMFEDAGDSLSRKLSRTVWGRLLSVLKYKASLYNCRVVEVNPRFTSRSCPRCGWVNSRMVGKTFKCVKCGFTLDRQFNASLNIFKKYLSRFNFKMWGFSHPFRVSGVIPLMGRRGMNIRDLGEIQGLKIEYKIYEIQ is encoded by the coding sequence ATGCAAAAGAACTTAAGAATCAAAACATTCCAACCAGAAACACAATACCTACACCTAACATACACAATAAAAAACAGTGAGAGGAAGAAAAGCAAAGAGTTAATACAAGCATACAAAGAACTACTAAACAAAGGAATAAAATACGTGTTCTCAAGGATAGTAATAAGAAAGGAGAAAAAGAGGGTTAAAGTATCCCTACCAAAAAAGAAAGACGTGTATAAAGAACTAAGAGAACACTTGATGAAGCAAAATAAACACAACCTAGCAAAACACTACGTTGATCAAGCAATACACGACGTGTATTCAATCCTAGAATCATGGAGAAGAAGATTCGAAAAAGGAAAAGCTGAACTAAAACCACCACTAGTAAAGAAAGCCTACGTAAGAGTAAAAACAACACTAAGAAAAATTATAGGAAAAAGCGTAAGGATAACAGTCAAACCTCACGAATACATCACATACTCTTGGAATAAAACGTGGTTCTCAAAAAGAGTTAATGACTTTGAACTAACAGAACCAATAATAAAGGAGGATAAAGTGCATTTAGTCTTCAGAAAAGAATTACCAACTATTACACCCCTTGAGATTGTTGCCTTTGACTCAAACCTATTCTCTCTAGATGGTTATGATGGTGAGAAGTTCGTAACAATTTCATTGAAACAACTTTATTCCTTGAAGTATGGTATGCAAAGGAAGAGGAGTAAGGTTCAGTCTCTAGCTTCTAAGAAGTTTAGGGTTGGGAAGAGGTTGTTGGGTAAGTACTCTTATCGTGAGAGGAATAGGGTTAATGATTTGATTCACAAATTGGCTAATCTTATTCTTAGTCTTTACAATAATCACGTCCTAGTTTTTGAAAAGCTTAACAAACAAGAGATGTTTGAGGATGCTGGTGATTCTTTATCAAGGAAATTGTCAAGGACTGTTTGGGGTAGGTTGTTGAGTGTGTTGAAGTATAAGGCTTCGTTGTATAATTGTAGGGTTGTTGAGGTGAACCCACGTTTTACATCTAGGTCTTGCCCCAGATGTGGATGGGTTAATTCCCGAATGGTTGGCAAGACCTTTAAGTGTGTAAAGTGTGGGTTCACGCTTGATAGGCAATTTAATGCATCTCTTAACATTTTCAAGAAGTACTTGAGTAGGTTTAACTTCAAGATGTGGGGGTTTTCTCACCCTTTTAGGGTGAGTGGGGTTATCCCCCTAATGGGACGGAGAGGGATGAACATTCGTGACCTCGGTGAAATCCAAGGGTTGAAAATTGAATACAAAATATATGAAATTCAATGA
- a CDS encoding DUF998 domain-containing protein codes for MILNRPKIAGYIVLIGVSQFLLFMVISEILYPNYSVKYNYISDLGVGRTAIIFNTSIIVMGILVIIASLMIRAFYAPLILLVGLGASLVGIFPETTGLPHLIASLIAFLFGGIGAIVTSIRRNYFWTVLGIITLSALILFISKEYGPLGPGGMERMIVYPELIWGISFSTYLINKV; via the coding sequence ATGATCTTAAATAGACCTAAGATAGCAGGTTATATAGTACTGATAGGTGTATCACAATTTTTATTATTTATGGTAATTTCGGAAATTTTATATCCTAATTATTCAGTTAAGTATAATTATATAAGTGATCTAGGAGTTGGAAGAACTGCAATTATATTCAATACTTCTATTATCGTGATGGGAATCTTAGTAATAATAGCATCGCTAATGATAAGGGCATTTTACGCACCTCTAATTCTCCTAGTAGGGTTAGGTGCGTCATTAGTAGGTATATTTCCAGAGACCACTGGACTGCCACACTTAATTGCTTCTCTAATCGCTTTCCTATTTGGAGGTATAGGTGCAATTGTAACTTCAATAAGAAGAAATTATTTCTGGACGGTATTAGGAATTATAACGTTATCCGCTCTAATTTTGTTTATATCTAAGGAATATGGACCTCTAGGACCAGGTGGAATGGAAAGAATGATAGTATATCCGGAATTAATATGGGGGATAAGTTTCTCCACATACTTGATAAATAAGGTATAA
- a CDS encoding class I SAM-dependent methyltransferase, protein METLREIFSSDLSEYWNEAKEINDRIKRTLGPSFPYALSERKRFILYSVVRYYNPEVVIETGVGPGVSSTIILSALNKGTLYSIDVRDTLENGKPVGFLVPNELRSKWKLYIGKSKDVLPNILREIKKIDIFLHDSEHTFENVMFELNMAWNYLKSGGIIFIDNMDFTEAPYKFVKEKNVKLYRLSDEAGGFGMILKK, encoded by the coding sequence ATGGAAACGTTAAGAGAAATATTTAGTTCAGATCTTAGTGAATATTGGAACGAGGCTAAAGAAATAAACGATAGAATAAAGAGAACTTTAGGACCAAGTTTTCCATATGCATTAAGTGAAAGAAAGCGTTTCATACTCTACTCAGTAGTTAGGTATTATAATCCGGAAGTGGTAATTGAAACTGGTGTAGGACCAGGGGTTTCTTCTACCATTATTCTTTCCGCTTTAAATAAAGGTACCTTATATTCAATTGACGTAAGAGATACACTAGAAAACGGCAAGCCAGTTGGATTTCTGGTTCCTAATGAATTACGATCTAAGTGGAAATTATATATAGGAAAGAGCAAGGATGTATTACCTAATATTTTACGAGAAATCAAGAAGATAGATATATTCCTTCATGATAGTGAACATACGTTCGAAAATGTGATGTTTGAACTCAATATGGCATGGAATTATCTGAAAAGTGGAGGTATAATATTTATAGATAACATGGACTTCACGGAAGCACCCTATAAGTTTGTCAAAGAAAAAAACGTTAAATTATATAGATTATCCGATGAGGCCGGAGGATTTGGAATGATACTTAAAAAATAA
- a CDS encoding type II toxin-antitoxin system VapC family toxin, translating to MKTLILLDTSFLFSYLSSTDPNHSKALEIMNEIDEGKYGKPFITDYIFDEIVTLLMIRKNKEYAIQVGVTLFNLIKENSLALYKIDEKKFQTAWDCFTKYKALSFTDCTSFTILRSLNEKYIASFDRGFDQLGLIRVS from the coding sequence GTGAAAACACTGATCCTTTTGGATACTTCATTCCTTTTTTCTTACTTAAGTTCAACAGATCCAAACCACAGTAAAGCTTTAGAAATAATGAATGAAATTGATGAAGGAAAATATGGTAAGCCGTTCATTACAGATTACATTTTTGATGAGATTGTTACACTCTTAATGATAAGGAAAAATAAGGAGTACGCGATACAAGTCGGAGTTACGTTATTTAATCTTATTAAAGAGAACTCCCTAGCCCTTTACAAGATAGACGAGAAGAAATTTCAGACTGCGTGGGATTGTTTTACGAAATATAAGGCATTGAGTTTTACTGACTGTACATCATTTACGATTTTACGCTCATTAAATGAGAAATATATTGCGTCGTTTGATAGGGGTTTTGATCAATTAGGATTAATTAGAGTTAGTTAG